The following are from one region of the Oncorhynchus nerka isolate Pitt River unplaced genomic scaffold, Oner_Uvic_2.0 unplaced_scaffold_1524, whole genome shotgun sequence genome:
- the zgc:195282 gene encoding cysteine-rich protein 1 isoform X1: MVGYCPICGKPVYFGEKKRSLGRDYHPLCLKCQLCQRQLTPGQHAEHDEKPYCTNCYMKTFGPRVRYSGNRRLMSNCHSSASSSSSSS; encoded by the exons ATGGTGGGCTACTGTCCCATCTGTGGGAAACCAGTCTACTTTG GTGAGAAGAAGAGGTCATTGGGGAGGGACTACCACCCTCTGTGTCTGAAGTGTCAACTGTGTCAGAGACAGTTGACCCCGGGACAACATgctgag CATGATGAGAAACCCTACTGCACTAACTGTTACATGAAGACGTTTGGTCCCAGAGTTAGATACT caggtaACAGGAGACTGATGTCAAACTGTCACAgctcagcctcctcttcctcttcctcctcctag
- the zgc:195282 gene encoding cysteine-rich protein 1 isoform X2 codes for MVGYCPICGKPVYFGEKKRSLGRDYHPLCLKCQLCQRQLTPGQHAEHDEKPYCTNCYMKTFGPRVRYCNRRLMSNCHSSASSSSSSS; via the exons ATGGTGGGCTACTGTCCCATCTGTGGGAAACCAGTCTACTTTG GTGAGAAGAAGAGGTCATTGGGGAGGGACTACCACCCTCTGTGTCTGAAGTGTCAACTGTGTCAGAGACAGTTGACCCCGGGACAACATgctgag CATGATGAGAAACCCTACTGCACTAACTGTTACATGAAGACGTTTGGTCCCAGAGTTAGATACT gtaACAGGAGACTGATGTCAAACTGTCACAgctcagcctcctcttcctcttcctcctcctag